The window ACCCTGTTATATAAATGCTGCATCCGAGTTACGCAATCCCTCTCTGGGGATTTTATAGATCCACTCCGTTGCTACATCTCAGATAATGTTTTCTGCAGCCCCATGCGCTGTGGCAGGGGATAGAACAGGCACCATGCCTTTCAACTCCAGCAGACTAGAACAAAACATTACGTTATCCTAAAACAAACCCCATCACCACCTCCCAAGATAGTACAAACAAAATTCTTATCTCATCCCTTGAACTACTTTTTTTGCTATGCTTGAGATTAGGGGATTTACAGACAGCATAGCAGGGATGGAAAATGTCAAGATATTCCTCTCGCAGAATACTTAGTGTCTATTTAATATGTAGATGTTGTTTGGTGATGTCAAGCAAGATGTGGAGAGATGCATTTTTTTTGGCCTCGACTTCGTGATACACACCGATGCGATAGGTTAAACCTCTGCACCAATCTTCTGCCGTCAGCCAACCAGATCTGCAGGGAGGTAACAGGAAGGGCGTGGTCTAGTGTTACCATGGGAATAGGAGGAGATTCTCCGTCCTCGTGCACAGATGGTGACCTGGCCACTACTCTGGGTGCAACACTGGGAACGgacaggaataaaaaaaaacagattaagaACCAGTTTAAGGCACAAACAGCATAATGCATTGtgtattttgatttattatttgattACTGCCAGGTGCAGGCAGACAAAAGCTCACACTCAACATTTCTTGGACTCTCAGAATTCCATTcattatatacagtggtgttGTGAATATGTTCTCAGGCTCTGAGTTCATCAGGCTGACTGCCTGTTTGATCAGATCTGCTAGTTGGTGTTAAGATAAATGGATTTAGAAGGACACCTAGTGGTATAAAGTAGTATAGTATCTTGAAACTTGAGCCATACTTCAGTGGTGTACATTATTGATTATTTATgacaatatatactgtatacgcTGAATAATCCTTTGTAAAAAGGTGTAATCACGTATCAACATATATAATACTTGGTAACACTATCACAACAGCAATCTCTCACCTGCCAAGTCGGTATCCGCGGCCGCTAAAGGGGTGAAAGGCCTTTTTTTTGGGAACATAATTTTCTTCCGTCAGATCCTCCACACTGatctccagctcctcctcctctgctctgctctcccaCTCTGCCGGAAGCTCCCTGGGACGGATAAAATACCGTCTAGTCAGATCAATCAATATGACTAACGAGCCCTAATAAGCATTATGTTTTATCTTACTCATGTCGCCTGGTTCGGGTCTGCAGGAGGGACATCTTTACTACTAGTTTCACTTCGGGGACCAATAGGGTTTGAATGTAAGACTGAACCAAGGAgaaatattttttgtaattttattttgagCTACATACAGGGTTCAGCTCTCTATATAAagtatacactatatatatatattttacatgtaaTGTGAGGTTTGTCTGCATCGGTACattttaaaggtctcatgacatggtgctatttggatgcttttatatgacatagtggtcctaatacgtatctgaagtctcttttatatgaccttagtggtcctaatactgtatctgaagttcttttataagaccttagtggtccctaatactgtatctgaagtttttataagaccttagtggtccctaatactgtatctgaagtctctttatatagaccttagtggtccctaataagtatctgagtctctttatatgaccttagtggtcctaatacgtatctgagtctcttttatatagaccttagtggtccctaatactgtatctgaagtctctttaatagacttagtggtccctaatactgtatctgaagtctcttttataagaccttagtggtccctaatactgtatctgaagtccttttataagaccttagtggtccctaatactgtatctgaagtctcttttttatagacctagtggtcccaatactgtatctgagtctttatatagaccttagtgggccctatactgtactgaagtctcttttatatagacctagtggtccctaatactgtatctgaagtctctttatatagaccttagtggtcccctaatactgtatctgaagtctctttcccaaaattcagccttggtgcagaactccagccactagagccagtcctacaATAAGCtgtccttagtatgtgccatttctgtgtctgaagctattgaggaggagagagggggggcaaggtggagggtgggggcgtggccttgaccaactgccactttgcttgtttgaaagccatgaagtCTATAATTCTCTGAGCGGGCAAAGCAATGAAATGACCTCAGGGGACCTtgtcccttatgacctcataagggacaagattccagatcagcccatctNNNNNNNNNNttttctcaaaggcagagcaggatacccaaggctcagtttacacctgttgccatttctagccactgggggaccatagcaggctgggggaacgcatattaatgttaaaaaactcacAAAGTGAACTTTTCATGCCATAGGACCTTTTTAAGAAAAGGTCATCTACCATTTTGAGTTTAAGTCAAATCTGAAAATTGGTCATCCACCAGCAAAACCTAACCAGGAGAAATCTTTATGTTtgttacacaaacacagtgaCACAGTGAGTCAACATGCATCATTCCACTTGGCTTTGCGACCATTGTCCTACCTGGGAAAATTTCAGGTTGGACAGTGGATTTGGCAAATAGTTGAAGACTGGGATTATACTTCATGTAACTGACAGTTAAACAACATAGTACTAGTCTagtctaaaaaaagaaaagagagaaagagagagagagagagcgaactGAAATGGGACTTTATTAGGTATTTATGTAATCTAGTTCCCCATAGTTCTGTTTTATACTAGGGTATACTATAGTTTATTTATTAACttcaaatattcagtttacagtgGTTTGTCATGGACACAAGACACATTTTCATACTCAATACAACCCAGAGCCAGAagaaatatataatatgtgctTTGGTATTTGCTTCAGCTGGAGAATATGCGTTGCAGTATCCAACCATCGCACGTAGCAATGTCCTCCATCTTTTACCGCTTGACAATGTGAGAGGAACAAATGAGGTAGTTTTAGGCACAAAGTACAGGCCAGTAGGCCAACACATGTTGAAGTAGAAGTAAGGTCACCGATATTATTCAACAAACTTATCAGAACTTAAGATACTATGGACCTTTAGTGCTTTAAGGTTGTGAATCTTTCTCGATACACTTGTAAAATTCTGGCTTGACAACTTTGACTCACCCCCTTTTGATGGCATCCAGGAAGTCTTGATTCTTTGGTATGGAGTAGCTGCGAAACTCCTCGTCGTTTACAGTGAAGCCATCCTTCCACAGCCTCACCACCATCTCCACCTGGAATGACGGCCACAAAGATGAGCCCTGATGAGACACTACGGTGATCCGGAATGCTCTGGTGGTCACGTAGATGTTGACGAGTGGGTTAGTGagcacatttacttttttttttaacctttatttatccaggtaagtcgATTGAGAACAAAATCTAATTTGGAACAACAAGCTgtcacattcatacctggaagctgcctaGTACAGGCAGTCGGTGTTGAGGGCCTTGATCAAGGGTACCATCAGTACCcatcagtggtggtaatgagtgCAAGATTTTATCCCTTTGGCCTGGGGATTGAACCAGCAACCTCCCTATCACAAGCTTGCTTCTATAACCTCTAGGCCACCACTCCTATAACCTATAACTGTAACGTCACTGC of the Etheostoma spectabile isolate EspeVRDwgs_2016 chromosome 18, UIUC_Espe_1.0, whole genome shotgun sequence genome contains:
- the ubxn2a gene encoding UBX domain-containing protein 2A isoform X1, giving the protein MKEIETMGGEKDENSEENEEEAPMRRSFSVEDLLGEVEKICYDASGTSKVEMVVRLWKDGFTVNDEEFRSYSIPKNQDFLDAIKRGELPAEWESRAEEEELEISVEDLTEENYVPKKKAFHPFSGRGYRLGSVAPRVVARSPSVHEDGESPPIPMVTLDHALPVTSLQIWLADGRRLVQRFNLSHRITDVQDFVARCQRSCPPFVLTTSVPVRELDDKELSLEEADLANVVIVQRPLNTQAPFGHS
- the ubxn2a gene encoding UBX domain-containing protein 2A isoform X2, producing MRRSFSVEDLLGEVEKICYDASGTSKVEMVVRLWKDGFTVNDEEFRSYSIPKNQDFLDAIKRGELPAEWESRAEEEELEISVEDLTEENYVPKKKAFHPFSGRGYRLGSVAPRVVARSPSVHEDGESPPIPMVTLDHALPVTSLQIWLADGRRLVQRFNLSHRITDVQDFVARCQRSCPPFVLTTSVPVRELDDKELSLEEADLANVVIVQRPLNTQAPFGHS